The following coding sequences are from one Motacilla alba alba isolate MOTALB_02 chromosome 4, Motacilla_alba_V1.0_pri, whole genome shotgun sequence window:
- the FABP1 gene encoding fatty acid-binding protein, liver has product MSFNGKYELQHQENFEPFMRALGLPEDEIQKGKDLKSVSEIVQDGKKFTVTVTTGSKVVKNQFTIGEESEIEMLNGEKVKVVVQMEGNNKLVTQVKGMKSVTELNGDTITYTMTMGDLTLKRVSKRI; this is encoded by the exons ATGAGCTTCAATGGAAAATACGAGCTCCAGCACCAGGAAAACTTTGAGCCCTTTATGAGAGCCCTCG GGCTCCCTGAGGACGAGATCCAGAAGGGCAAGGACCTCAAGAGCGTCTCAGAAATTGTGCAGGATGGGAAAAAGTTCACAGTTACTGTGACCACTGGCTCCAAAGTGGTGAAAAACCAGTTCACCATTGGGGAGGAGAGTGAGATAGAGATGCTGAATGGAGAGAAAGTGAAG GTTGTTGTGCAGATGGAGGGTAACAACAAACTGGTCACACAGGTGAAAGGGATGAAATCCGTCACGGAGCTCAACGGAGACACCATCACCTAC acaaTGACCATGGGTGACCTCACCTTGAAGAGAGTCAGCAAGAGAATCTAG